From a single Candoia aspera isolate rCanAsp1 chromosome 2, rCanAsp1.hap2, whole genome shotgun sequence genomic region:
- the KDM5C gene encoding lysine-specific demethylase 5C isoform X2 produces MESREEQVEQSEGSDQGTWGEKGPLGDQGDWVSRGEKGERGSRGSRGERGLSGERGEHGDWGERASRMEKSERTAKGERAPRSDKAEQGDGGPRADRTLRLPRVSDQADRGLWGAEQGEWMERGPSWAGDPDPLLPPEDFLPPPECPVFEPSWAEFSDPLGYIAKIRPIAEKSGICKIRPPADWQPPFAVEVDNFRFTPRIQRLNELEAQTRVKLNYLDQIAKFWEIQGSALKIPNVERRILDLYSLSKIVMEEGGYEAICKDRRWARVAQRLSYPSGKNIGSLLRSHYERIIYPYEMYQSGANLVCNTHPFDNEEKDKEYKPHSIPLRQSVQPSKFNSYGRRAKRLQQEPEPTEEDIEKNPELKKLQIYGAGPKMLGLGLVAKDKNMRKKDKEMPECPPTVIVKEEAPVSEVKLEPTSPRGYANTKEELRHSPEPCTKMTMRLRRNHNTQFIESYVCRICTRGDEDDKLLLCDGCDDNYHIFCLLPPLPEIPKGVWRCPKCVMAECKRPPEAFGFEQATREYTLQSFGEMADSFKADYFNMPVHMVPTELVEKEFWRLVNSIEEDVTVEYGADIHSKEFGSGFPINDGKRQLSPEEEEYAASGWNLNVMPVLKQSVLCHINADISGMKVPWLYVGMVFSAFCWHIEDHWSYSINYLHWGEPKTWYGVPSFAAEHLEDVMKKLTPELFESQPDLLHQLVTLMNPNTLMAHGVPVVRTNQCAGEFVITFPRAYHSGFNQGYNFAEAVNFCTADWLPAGRQCIEHYRRLRRYCVFSHEELICKMAACPEKLDLNLAAAVHKEMFILVQEERKLRKALLDKGITEAEREAFELLPDDERQCDKCKTTCFLSALACNDCPNCLVCLYHINDLCKCPSSRQYLRYRYTLDELPAMLHKLKVRAECFDTWANKVRIALEVEDGRKRTLEELRALESEARERNFPENELLHRLKACLSEAEKCVSEALGLISIQETEEPSVHMTVEELRAFLEQMMNLPCVMHQIKEVQDVLEKVEAFQVEVQEALQDLSGNSPELHKLLAQGTRLGVEVPEMELLERQVQQAVWLEEVKQTLRSPQDKVTLSVMRALITSGCGVAPSPAVDKAMAELQELLTIAQRWEEKAQMCLEARQKHSPATLEAIIKEAENIPVHLPNILSLKEALSKAQAWIADVEEIQAVSSSQNGDHYPCLDDLEGLVAVGRDLPVHLEELHHLEIQVATAHSWREKASKTFLKKNSCYTLLEVLCPCADADSDSVKRTKWQREKEPGLYNSDTESLGLSAQDLRDPGSVILVFKEGEQKEKAGILRLRQSNAQKPVPSTHSPSGSQYCVCSQPPSPAMLQCELCQDWFHTTCVAWPRLGNPRPSPAWWEWEAKFLCPLCQRSRRPRLETILALLVALQKLPVRLPEGEALQCLTERAIMWQDRARQLLASSDVVAALGHLAELRQRLLGDSAKDAGALKESSCNEQTKISLENGDATTPEKNSSCASDLEMLCSYLPQLQGPVLELADAVRLPLEELLMEGDLLEVTLDESQSIWRLLQAACAPQLDKFQQLLDVSVILTLEQAERRVTRGRGRDSERRRKRKTERGDYPALPKEELEPKKIRGADPVLSQCGTPPAAGTDCSHNGVGQL; encoded by the exons ATGGAGTCCAGAGAGGAGCAGGTGGAACAGAGCGAAGGGTCAGATCAAGGGACCTGGGGGGAGAAGGGCCCCCTTGGGGACCAGGGAGACTGGGTGTCCCGtggggagaagggggaaagagggagCCGGGGCTCGAGGGGGGAACGTGGCCTTTCGGGGGAAAGGGGAGAACATGGGGATTGGGGGGAACGTGCCTCCAGGATGGAGAAGAGTGAACGGACTGCAAAGGGTGAGCGGGCTCCCCGGAGTGACAAGGCCGAACAGGGCGATGGGGGTCCCCGGGCTGATCGAACTCTTCGACTGCCTCGAGTGTCAGACCAGGCAGACCGTGGCCTATGGGGGGCAGAGCAAGGCGAATGGATGGAACGTGGCCCAtcctgggctggagatcctgacCCCCTGTTGCCTCCTGAGGACTTTTTGCCACCACCTGAATGTCCTGTCTTTGAGCCCAGTTGGGCCGAATTCAGTGATCCACTAGGTTACATTGCCAAGATCCGGCCCATCGCAGAAAAAAGTGGTATCTGCAAGATTCGCCCTCCTGCT GACTGGCAACCTCCCTTTGCTGTGGAAGTGGATAACTTCCGGTTTACTCCACGGATACAGAGGCTCAATGAACTGGAG GCACAGACCAGGGTAAAACTGAACTATTTAGACCAGATTGCAAAATTCTGGGAGATTCAAGGCTCTGCACTGAAAATTCCCAACGTAGAGAGGCGTATCCTTGATTTGTACAGCTTGAGTAAA ATTGTGATGGAAGAAGGTGGATATGAAGCCATCTGCAAGGATCGCCGGTGGGCAAGGGTGGCCCAGCGACTTTCCTATCCATCAGGAAAGAATATTGGCTCCCTTCTTCGCTCCCACTATGAGCGTATTATCTACCCGTATGAAATGTACCAGTCTGGTGCTAACCTGGTG TGCAATACTCATCCATTTGATAATGAAGAGAAGGACAAGGAGTATAAGCCACATAGCATCCCATTGCGCCAGTCAGTGCAGCCTTCCAAGTTCAACAGCTATGGGCGGCGGGCCAAGCGTCTGCAACAGGAG CCAGAGCCAACAGAGGAAGACATTGAGAAGAACCCAGAATTGAAGAAGCTGCAGATTTATGGTGCTGGTCCCAAAATGCTGGGTCTGGGGCTCGTAGCCAAGGACAAGAACATGCGCAAGAAAG ACAAGGAGATGCCAGAGTGCCCCCCAACGGTGATAGTAAAAGAGGAAGCTCCTGTTTCAGAGGTGAAGCTGGAGCCCACCTCACCCCGAGGCTATGCAAATACAAAAGAGGAGTTGAGGCACAGTCCAGAACCTTGCACCAAGATGACAATGCGCCTCCGTCGCAATCACAACACTCAGTTT ATCGAATCTTACGTTTGTCGGATATGTACGCGGGGAGATGAGGATGACAAGCTGCTGTTATGTGATGGCTGTGATGACAACTATCACATCTTCTGCCTCTTGCCTCCTTTACCTGAGATTCCTAAAGGTGTCTGGAGATGTCCCAAATGTGTCATGGCG gaGTGTAAGCGTCCCCCAGAGGCTTTTGGCTTTGAGCAGGCCACTCGGGAATACACACTACAGAGCTTTGGGGAGATGGCAGATTCTTTCAAGGCTGACTACTTCAACATGCCAGTCCAC ATGGTGCCCACAGAACTTGTAGAAAAGGAGTTCTGGCGCTTGGTGAATAGCATTGAAGAGGATGTGACAGTGGAGTATGGGGCTGACATTCATTCCAAAgaatttggaagtggtttccccATCAATGATGGCAAAAGGCAGCTGTCTCCAGAGGAAGAA GAGTATGCAGCCAGCGGCTGGAACCTCAATGTGATGCCGGTGCTGAAGCAGTCAGTGCTATGCCACATCAACGCTGATATTTCAGGCATGAAGGTACCATGGCTCTATGTGGGCATGGTATTCTCTGCTTTCTGTTGGCACATCGAGGATCACTGGAGTTACTCTATTAACTACCTCCACTG GGGCGAACCTAAGACTTGGTATGGGGTCCCATCCTTTGCAGCTGAACATCTGGAAGATGTTATGAAGAAACTGACCCCAGAGCTTTTTGAGAGCCAGCCAGACCTGTTGCACCAGCTGGTGACACTCATGAACCCTAATACACTCATGGCTCATGGCGTCCCT GTCGTCCGGACCAATCAGTGTGCTGGAGAGTTTGTTATTACGTTCCCTAGAGCTTATCACAGTGGCTTCAACCAGGGCTATAACTTTGCCGAAGCAGTCAACTTTTGCACTGCTGACTGG TTGCCAGCTGGTCGCCAGTGCATCGAGCACTATCGACGCCTTCGCCGTTACTGTGTCTTCTCTCATGAAGAGCTTATCTGCAAAATGGCTGCTTGCCCTGAAAAGTTGGACTTGAACTTGGCTGCTGCTGTACACAAGGAGATGTTTATCTTGGTGCAGGAGGAACGTAAATTGCGAAAGGCTCTCCTTGATAAG ggAATCACTGAAGCAGAGCGAGAGGCTTTTGAGTTGCTTCCGGATGATGAGCGCCAGTGTGACAAATGCAAGACAACCTGTTTTCTGTCAGCACTGGCTTGCAATGATTGTCCAAATTGTCTTGTCTGCCTTTACCACATCAATGACCTCTGCAAGTGCCCGAGCAGCAGGCAGTACCTCAG GTATCGGTATACTCTGGATGAACTCCCAGCCATGTTACATAAATTAAAGGTCCGAGCTGAGTGCTTTGACACGTGGGCCAACAAAGTTCGCATTGCTTTGGAAGTGGAAGATGGACGCAAGAGAA CCTTGGAGGAGTTGCGTGCCCTGGAGTCGGAGGCACGTGAGAGGAACTTCCCTGAGAATGAGCTTCTTCATCGGCTCAAAGCCTGTTTGAGTGAAGCAGAGAAGTGTGTCTCAGAGGCCCTGGGTCTGATAAGTATCCAAGAAACAGA GGAGCCATCAGTCCATATGACGGTAGAGGAATTACGTGCCTTCCTAGAGCAAATGATGAACTTGCCCTGCGTCATGCACCAGATAAAGGAGGTCCAG GACGTGTTGGAGAAGGTGGAAGCTTTCCAGGTGGAAGTTCAAGAGGCTCTACAAGATCTTTCAGGCAATTCCCCAGAGCTGCACAAACTGCTGGCACAAGGAACACGGCTAGGGGTGGAGGTGCCAGAGATGGAGCTGCTGGAGAGGCAGGTGCAGCAGGCGGTCTGGCTGGAAGAGGTCAAGCAGACTCTGCGTTCACCCCAGGACAAGGTTACGCTGTCTGTCATGAGGGCGCTCATCACTTCTGGCTGCGGGGTTGCCCCTAGTCCTGCTGTGGATAAGGCTATGGCTGAGTTGCAGGAGTTGCTCACCATTGCCCAGCGTTGGGAGGAAAAGGCACAAATGTGCCTGGAGGCCAG GCAGAAGCATTCGCCAGCTACACTGGAGGCCATCATCAAGGAGGCAGAGAACATCCCAGTGCATCTACCCAATATCCTGTCGCTCAAGGAGGCGCTATCTAAAGCACAGGCTTGGATTGCTGATGTGGAGGAGATCCAG GCTGTGTCCTCTTCACAGAACGGAGACCATTACCCCTGCCTGGATGACCTGGAGGGCCTTGTGGCTGTGGGTAGAGATTTGCCAGTGCACTTGGAGGAGTTGCATCACTTGGAAATACAAGTGGCTACTGCACACTCCTGGCGGGAAAAGGCCTCCAAGACCTTCCTCAAAAAGAACTCCTGCTACACATTGCTTGAG GTGCTGTGCCCGTGCGCTGATGCTGACTCAGATAGTGTCAAACGCACCAAATGGCAGCGGGAGAAGGAGCCAGGCCTCTACAATTCAGACACAGAGAGCCTGGGCCTCTCAGCACAGGACCTCAGGGACCCTGGCTCTGTT ATCTTGGTCTTCAAAGAAGGCGAGCAGAAGGAGAAAGCAGGGATCCTCCGCCTCCGCCAGTCAAATGCCCAGAAGCCTGTGCCATCCACACATAGCCCTTCTGGGAGCCAGTACTGTGTGTGTTCCCAGCCTCCGAGCCCTGCTATGTTGCAGTGTGAACTGTGCCAGGACTGGTTCCACACCACCTGTGTGGCTTGGCCCCGCCTGGGCAACCCCCGGCCCTCTCCGGCCTGGTGGGAGTGGGAAGCAAAATTCCTGTGTCCTCTCTGCCAGCGTTCCCGCCGGCCCCGCCTGGAGACAATCCTGGCTCTGCTAGTGGCTCTGCAGAAACTTCCTGTCCGGCTGCCTGAGGGAGAAGCCCTTCAGTGCTTGACTGAGCGAGCCATCATGTGGCAGGACCGGGCTCGCCAGCTCCTGGCCTCCTCCGATGTAGTTGCTGCCTTGGGACATTTAGCAGAGCTGCGGCAGCGACTGCTTGGGGACTCAGCCAAGGACGCAGGTGCACTCAAAGAGAGCAGCTGCAACGAACAAACAAAG ATATCCTTAGAGAATGGAGATGCCACAACTCCAGAGAAGAACAGCTCCTGTGCCTCAG ACCTGGAGATGCTTTGTTCTTACCTGCCACAGCTGCAGGGCCCTGTCCTAGAGTTGGCAGATGCTGTCCGTCTACCCTTGGAAGAGCTGCTAATGGAAGGGGACCTTCTCGAGGTGACGCTAGACGAGAGCCAGAGCATTTGGCGCTTGCTACAGGCTGCTTGTGCACCCCAGCTTGACAAATTCCAGCAGCTGCTGGATGTGAGTGTCATTCTTACG CTGGAACAAGCAGAGCGGCGTGTCACCCGCGGGCGAGGCCGGGACTCAGAGCGGCGGCGGAAACGCAAGACAGAGCGTGGTGACTACCCAGCCCTGCCTAAGGAGGAATTAGAGCCAAAGAAGATCCGGGGGGCAGACCCAGTGCTGTCCCAGTGTGGCACTCCCCCTGCAGCAGGCACAGACTGCAGCCACAATGGAGTTGGA CAGTTGTGA
- the KDM5C gene encoding lysine-specific demethylase 5C isoform X4, with translation MESREEQVEQSEGSDQGTWGEKGPLGDQGDWVSRGEKGERGSRGSRGERGLSGERGEHGDWGERASRMEKSERTAKGERAPRSDKAEQGDGGPRADRTLRLPRVSDQADRGLWGAEQGEWMERGPSWAGDPDPLLPPEDFLPPPECPVFEPSWAEFSDPLGYIAKIRPIAEKSGICKIRPPADWQPPFAVEVDNFRFTPRIQRLNELEAQTRVKLNYLDQIAKFWEIQGSALKIPNVERRILDLYSLSKIVMEEGGYEAICKDRRWARVAQRLSYPSGKNIGSLLRSHYERIIYPYEMYQSGANLVQCNTHPFDNEEKDKEYKPHSIPLRQSVQPSKFNSYGRRAKRLQQEPEPTEEDIEKNPELKKLQIYGAGPKMLGLGLVAKDKNMRKKDKEMPECPPTVIVKEEAPVSEVKLEPTSPRGYANTKEELRHSPEPCTKMTMRLRRNHNTQFIESYVCRICTRGDEDDKLLLCDGCDDNYHIFCLLPPLPEIPKGVWRCPKCVMAECKRPPEAFGFEQATREYTLQSFGEMADSFKADYFNMPVHMVPTELVEKEFWRLVNSIEEDVTVEYGADIHSKEFGSGFPINDGKRQLSPEEEEYAASGWNLNVMPVLKQSVLCHINADISGMKVPWLYVGMVFSAFCWHIEDHWSYSINYLHWGEPKTWYGVPSFAAEHLEDVMKKLTPELFESQPDLLHQLVTLMNPNTLMAHGVPVVRTNQCAGEFVITFPRAYHSGFNQGYNFAEAVNFCTADWLPAGRQCIEHYRRLRRYCVFSHEELICKMAACPEKLDLNLAAAVHKEMFILVQEERKLRKALLDKGITEAEREAFELLPDDERQCDKCKTTCFLSALACNDCPNCLVCLYHINDLCKCPSSRQYLRYRYTLDELPAMLHKLKVRAECFDTWANKVRIALEVEDGRKRTLEELRALESEARERNFPENELLHRLKACLSEAEKCVSEALGLISIQETEEPSVHMTVEELRAFLEQMMNLPCVMHQIKEVQDVLEKVEAFQVEVQEALQDLSGNSPELHKLLAQGTRLGVEVPEMELLERQVQQAVWLEEVKQTLRSPQDKVTLSVMRALITSGCGVAPSPAVDKAMAELQELLTIAQRWEEKAQMCLEARQKHSPATLEAIIKEAENIPVHLPNILSLKEALSKAQAWIADVEEIQNGDHYPCLDDLEGLVAVGRDLPVHLEELHHLEIQVATAHSWREKASKTFLKKNSCYTLLEVLCPCADADSDSVKRTKWQREKEPGLYNSDTESLGLSAQDLRDPGSVILVFKEGEQKEKAGILRLRQSNAQKPVPSTHSPSGSQYCVCSQPPSPAMLQCELCQDWFHTTCVAWPRLGNPRPSPAWWEWEAKFLCPLCQRSRRPRLETILALLVALQKLPVRLPEGEALQCLTERAIMWQDRARQLLASSDVVAALGHLAELRQRLLGDSAKDAGALKESSCNEQTKISLENGDATTPEKNSSCASDLEMLCSYLPQLQGPVLELADAVRLPLEELLMEGDLLEVTLDESQSIWRLLQAACAPQLDKFQQLLDVSVILTLEQAERRVTRGRGRDSERRRKRKTERGDYPALPKEELEPKKIRGADPVLSQCGTPPAAGTDCSHNGVGQL, from the exons ATGGAGTCCAGAGAGGAGCAGGTGGAACAGAGCGAAGGGTCAGATCAAGGGACCTGGGGGGAGAAGGGCCCCCTTGGGGACCAGGGAGACTGGGTGTCCCGtggggagaagggggaaagagggagCCGGGGCTCGAGGGGGGAACGTGGCCTTTCGGGGGAAAGGGGAGAACATGGGGATTGGGGGGAACGTGCCTCCAGGATGGAGAAGAGTGAACGGACTGCAAAGGGTGAGCGGGCTCCCCGGAGTGACAAGGCCGAACAGGGCGATGGGGGTCCCCGGGCTGATCGAACTCTTCGACTGCCTCGAGTGTCAGACCAGGCAGACCGTGGCCTATGGGGGGCAGAGCAAGGCGAATGGATGGAACGTGGCCCAtcctgggctggagatcctgacCCCCTGTTGCCTCCTGAGGACTTTTTGCCACCACCTGAATGTCCTGTCTTTGAGCCCAGTTGGGCCGAATTCAGTGATCCACTAGGTTACATTGCCAAGATCCGGCCCATCGCAGAAAAAAGTGGTATCTGCAAGATTCGCCCTCCTGCT GACTGGCAACCTCCCTTTGCTGTGGAAGTGGATAACTTCCGGTTTACTCCACGGATACAGAGGCTCAATGAACTGGAG GCACAGACCAGGGTAAAACTGAACTATTTAGACCAGATTGCAAAATTCTGGGAGATTCAAGGCTCTGCACTGAAAATTCCCAACGTAGAGAGGCGTATCCTTGATTTGTACAGCTTGAGTAAA ATTGTGATGGAAGAAGGTGGATATGAAGCCATCTGCAAGGATCGCCGGTGGGCAAGGGTGGCCCAGCGACTTTCCTATCCATCAGGAAAGAATATTGGCTCCCTTCTTCGCTCCCACTATGAGCGTATTATCTACCCGTATGAAATGTACCAGTCTGGTGCTAACCTGGTG CAGTGCAATACTCATCCATTTGATAATGAAGAGAAGGACAAGGAGTATAAGCCACATAGCATCCCATTGCGCCAGTCAGTGCAGCCTTCCAAGTTCAACAGCTATGGGCGGCGGGCCAAGCGTCTGCAACAGGAG CCAGAGCCAACAGAGGAAGACATTGAGAAGAACCCAGAATTGAAGAAGCTGCAGATTTATGGTGCTGGTCCCAAAATGCTGGGTCTGGGGCTCGTAGCCAAGGACAAGAACATGCGCAAGAAAG ACAAGGAGATGCCAGAGTGCCCCCCAACGGTGATAGTAAAAGAGGAAGCTCCTGTTTCAGAGGTGAAGCTGGAGCCCACCTCACCCCGAGGCTATGCAAATACAAAAGAGGAGTTGAGGCACAGTCCAGAACCTTGCACCAAGATGACAATGCGCCTCCGTCGCAATCACAACACTCAGTTT ATCGAATCTTACGTTTGTCGGATATGTACGCGGGGAGATGAGGATGACAAGCTGCTGTTATGTGATGGCTGTGATGACAACTATCACATCTTCTGCCTCTTGCCTCCTTTACCTGAGATTCCTAAAGGTGTCTGGAGATGTCCCAAATGTGTCATGGCG gaGTGTAAGCGTCCCCCAGAGGCTTTTGGCTTTGAGCAGGCCACTCGGGAATACACACTACAGAGCTTTGGGGAGATGGCAGATTCTTTCAAGGCTGACTACTTCAACATGCCAGTCCAC ATGGTGCCCACAGAACTTGTAGAAAAGGAGTTCTGGCGCTTGGTGAATAGCATTGAAGAGGATGTGACAGTGGAGTATGGGGCTGACATTCATTCCAAAgaatttggaagtggtttccccATCAATGATGGCAAAAGGCAGCTGTCTCCAGAGGAAGAA GAGTATGCAGCCAGCGGCTGGAACCTCAATGTGATGCCGGTGCTGAAGCAGTCAGTGCTATGCCACATCAACGCTGATATTTCAGGCATGAAGGTACCATGGCTCTATGTGGGCATGGTATTCTCTGCTTTCTGTTGGCACATCGAGGATCACTGGAGTTACTCTATTAACTACCTCCACTG GGGCGAACCTAAGACTTGGTATGGGGTCCCATCCTTTGCAGCTGAACATCTGGAAGATGTTATGAAGAAACTGACCCCAGAGCTTTTTGAGAGCCAGCCAGACCTGTTGCACCAGCTGGTGACACTCATGAACCCTAATACACTCATGGCTCATGGCGTCCCT GTCGTCCGGACCAATCAGTGTGCTGGAGAGTTTGTTATTACGTTCCCTAGAGCTTATCACAGTGGCTTCAACCAGGGCTATAACTTTGCCGAAGCAGTCAACTTTTGCACTGCTGACTGG TTGCCAGCTGGTCGCCAGTGCATCGAGCACTATCGACGCCTTCGCCGTTACTGTGTCTTCTCTCATGAAGAGCTTATCTGCAAAATGGCTGCTTGCCCTGAAAAGTTGGACTTGAACTTGGCTGCTGCTGTACACAAGGAGATGTTTATCTTGGTGCAGGAGGAACGTAAATTGCGAAAGGCTCTCCTTGATAAG ggAATCACTGAAGCAGAGCGAGAGGCTTTTGAGTTGCTTCCGGATGATGAGCGCCAGTGTGACAAATGCAAGACAACCTGTTTTCTGTCAGCACTGGCTTGCAATGATTGTCCAAATTGTCTTGTCTGCCTTTACCACATCAATGACCTCTGCAAGTGCCCGAGCAGCAGGCAGTACCTCAG GTATCGGTATACTCTGGATGAACTCCCAGCCATGTTACATAAATTAAAGGTCCGAGCTGAGTGCTTTGACACGTGGGCCAACAAAGTTCGCATTGCTTTGGAAGTGGAAGATGGACGCAAGAGAA CCTTGGAGGAGTTGCGTGCCCTGGAGTCGGAGGCACGTGAGAGGAACTTCCCTGAGAATGAGCTTCTTCATCGGCTCAAAGCCTGTTTGAGTGAAGCAGAGAAGTGTGTCTCAGAGGCCCTGGGTCTGATAAGTATCCAAGAAACAGA GGAGCCATCAGTCCATATGACGGTAGAGGAATTACGTGCCTTCCTAGAGCAAATGATGAACTTGCCCTGCGTCATGCACCAGATAAAGGAGGTCCAG GACGTGTTGGAGAAGGTGGAAGCTTTCCAGGTGGAAGTTCAAGAGGCTCTACAAGATCTTTCAGGCAATTCCCCAGAGCTGCACAAACTGCTGGCACAAGGAACACGGCTAGGGGTGGAGGTGCCAGAGATGGAGCTGCTGGAGAGGCAGGTGCAGCAGGCGGTCTGGCTGGAAGAGGTCAAGCAGACTCTGCGTTCACCCCAGGACAAGGTTACGCTGTCTGTCATGAGGGCGCTCATCACTTCTGGCTGCGGGGTTGCCCCTAGTCCTGCTGTGGATAAGGCTATGGCTGAGTTGCAGGAGTTGCTCACCATTGCCCAGCGTTGGGAGGAAAAGGCACAAATGTGCCTGGAGGCCAG GCAGAAGCATTCGCCAGCTACACTGGAGGCCATCATCAAGGAGGCAGAGAACATCCCAGTGCATCTACCCAATATCCTGTCGCTCAAGGAGGCGCTATCTAAAGCACAGGCTTGGATTGCTGATGTGGAGGAGATCCAG AACGGAGACCATTACCCCTGCCTGGATGACCTGGAGGGCCTTGTGGCTGTGGGTAGAGATTTGCCAGTGCACTTGGAGGAGTTGCATCACTTGGAAATACAAGTGGCTACTGCACACTCCTGGCGGGAAAAGGCCTCCAAGACCTTCCTCAAAAAGAACTCCTGCTACACATTGCTTGAG GTGCTGTGCCCGTGCGCTGATGCTGACTCAGATAGTGTCAAACGCACCAAATGGCAGCGGGAGAAGGAGCCAGGCCTCTACAATTCAGACACAGAGAGCCTGGGCCTCTCAGCACAGGACCTCAGGGACCCTGGCTCTGTT ATCTTGGTCTTCAAAGAAGGCGAGCAGAAGGAGAAAGCAGGGATCCTCCGCCTCCGCCAGTCAAATGCCCAGAAGCCTGTGCCATCCACACATAGCCCTTCTGGGAGCCAGTACTGTGTGTGTTCCCAGCCTCCGAGCCCTGCTATGTTGCAGTGTGAACTGTGCCAGGACTGGTTCCACACCACCTGTGTGGCTTGGCCCCGCCTGGGCAACCCCCGGCCCTCTCCGGCCTGGTGGGAGTGGGAAGCAAAATTCCTGTGTCCTCTCTGCCAGCGTTCCCGCCGGCCCCGCCTGGAGACAATCCTGGCTCTGCTAGTGGCTCTGCAGAAACTTCCTGTCCGGCTGCCTGAGGGAGAAGCCCTTCAGTGCTTGACTGAGCGAGCCATCATGTGGCAGGACCGGGCTCGCCAGCTCCTGGCCTCCTCCGATGTAGTTGCTGCCTTGGGACATTTAGCAGAGCTGCGGCAGCGACTGCTTGGGGACTCAGCCAAGGACGCAGGTGCACTCAAAGAGAGCAGCTGCAACGAACAAACAAAG ATATCCTTAGAGAATGGAGATGCCACAACTCCAGAGAAGAACAGCTCCTGTGCCTCAG ACCTGGAGATGCTTTGTTCTTACCTGCCACAGCTGCAGGGCCCTGTCCTAGAGTTGGCAGATGCTGTCCGTCTACCCTTGGAAGAGCTGCTAATGGAAGGGGACCTTCTCGAGGTGACGCTAGACGAGAGCCAGAGCATTTGGCGCTTGCTACAGGCTGCTTGTGCACCCCAGCTTGACAAATTCCAGCAGCTGCTGGATGTGAGTGTCATTCTTACG CTGGAACAAGCAGAGCGGCGTGTCACCCGCGGGCGAGGCCGGGACTCAGAGCGGCGGCGGAAACGCAAGACAGAGCGTGGTGACTACCCAGCCCTGCCTAAGGAGGAATTAGAGCCAAAGAAGATCCGGGGGGCAGACCCAGTGCTGTCCCAGTGTGGCACTCCCCCTGCAGCAGGCACAGACTGCAGCCACAATGGAGTTGGA CAGTTGTGA